Proteins found in one Massilia sp. H6 genomic segment:
- a CDS encoding TIM-barrel domain-containing protein translates to MTTAPFVRLALCLLVSTSAHAQNAERQLLGVSGNANTLELATSDGRYLIKPYSANVVETTFIPNGEQLDAASHAVVLVPVDVGATLTDKAKRIELATPGITVVVDKKPFRISYLYKGQPLVAEKGGYARGAKFETIEFALDEGEALYGAGARAVGMNRRGNRFELYNRADYGYGKTSQLLNYTIPVALSSKKYALHFDNPRTGWLDFDSRKDGTLRYEVTGGRKTYQVIAGDTWDAVMANYTGLTGRQPLPPRWAFGNFASRFGYKTEAQTRAVVDKFIEEKIPLDAIVLDLFWFGKTVKGTMGNLAWDRDSFPTPEKMMADFRQKGVKTILITEPFVLTTSARWQEAVQRKALATGKDGQPATFDFYFGNTGIVDLYRPEGRDWFWDIYKGLKESGVAGWWGDLGEPEVHPSWVRHGAQAEKGADEVHNIYGHDWARLIFEGYRKNYPEQRPFILMRAGYSGSQRFGMIPWSGDVSRGWGGLQSQMEISLQMGMQGLAYMHSDLGGFAGAMLDDELYVRWLQYGVFQPVFRPHAQDDVAPEPVYRSERTKVLAREAVWLRYAMLPYNYTLAFDNSQTGMPLMRPVLFEDDDATAMSSTYLWGADFLVAPIVEPGATRKEVHFPVKDSVWFDFHTGTRHLGGITQVVKPVEAHIPVYVRAGAFIPMAKVVQSTRDYSTRQLDLHYYHDASVASAQGNMYDDDGESANAFEQGKYEIVRFASSHANGKLEVQLRTETGKAQAPAERGFSLKVHNVAVKPRAVTVDGQAVKFVWNDKHQLLEVPVAARKQLASKVTISL, encoded by the coding sequence ATGACCACTGCACCGTTCGTCCGCCTGGCCCTGTGCCTGCTCGTCAGTACATCCGCCCACGCCCAGAATGCCGAGCGCCAGCTGCTTGGGGTCAGCGGCAACGCCAATACGCTGGAACTTGCCACCAGCGACGGCCGCTACCTGATCAAGCCGTATTCGGCCAACGTGGTCGAAACCACCTTTATTCCGAATGGCGAGCAGCTCGACGCGGCCTCGCACGCGGTGGTTCTGGTGCCGGTCGATGTCGGTGCGACCCTGACCGACAAAGCCAAGCGCATCGAACTGGCCACGCCCGGCATCACCGTGGTGGTGGACAAGAAGCCGTTTCGCATCAGCTATCTGTACAAGGGCCAGCCGCTGGTAGCGGAAAAGGGCGGCTACGCCAGGGGCGCCAAGTTCGAGACCATCGAATTCGCGCTCGACGAGGGCGAGGCGCTGTATGGCGCCGGCGCCCGCGCGGTTGGCATGAACCGCCGCGGCAACCGTTTCGAGCTGTATAACCGCGCCGATTATGGCTACGGCAAGACCTCGCAGCTGCTCAATTACACGATCCCGGTGGCGCTGTCTTCGAAAAAATATGCGCTCCACTTCGACAATCCGCGCACCGGCTGGCTCGATTTCGACAGCCGCAAGGACGGCACCTTGCGCTATGAAGTGACGGGCGGACGCAAGACCTACCAAGTGATCGCGGGCGACACCTGGGACGCGGTGATGGCGAACTACACCGGCCTGACGGGGCGCCAGCCGTTGCCGCCGCGCTGGGCCTTCGGCAACTTTGCCAGCCGCTTCGGCTACAAGACCGAGGCGCAGACGCGGGCGGTGGTTGACAAGTTCATCGAAGAAAAAATCCCGCTCGACGCCATCGTGCTCGACCTGTTCTGGTTCGGCAAGACCGTCAAGGGCACCATGGGCAACCTGGCCTGGGACCGCGACAGCTTCCCGACCCCCGAAAAGATGATGGCCGACTTCAGGCAAAAGGGAGTCAAGACTATCCTCATCACCGAACCCTTCGTCCTGACGACGTCTGCCCGCTGGCAAGAAGCGGTACAGCGCAAGGCGCTGGCCACCGGCAAGGATGGCCAGCCGGCGACCTTCGATTTCTACTTCGGCAATACCGGCATCGTCGACCTGTACCGGCCGGAAGGGCGCGACTGGTTCTGGGATATTTACAAGGGCCTGAAGGAAAGCGGCGTAGCTGGCTGGTGGGGCGATCTGGGCGAGCCGGAAGTGCATCCGTCCTGGGTGCGCCACGGCGCGCAGGCCGAGAAGGGGGCCGACGAGGTCCACAATATCTATGGCCACGACTGGGCGCGCCTGATTTTCGAAGGCTACCGCAAGAACTACCCGGAACAGCGCCCGTTCATCCTGATGCGCGCCGGTTATTCGGGCTCGCAGCGCTTTGGCATGATCCCGTGGTCGGGCGATGTCAGCCGCGGCTGGGGCGGCCTGCAGTCGCAGATGGAGATCTCCCTGCAAATGGGCATGCAGGGCCTGGCCTACATGCATTCGGACCTCGGTGGCTTTGCCGGCGCGATGCTCGACGATGAACTGTACGTGCGCTGGCTGCAGTATGGTGTTTTCCAGCCGGTGTTCCGTCCGCATGCGCAGGACGACGTGGCGCCGGAACCGGTGTACCGCTCGGAGCGCACCAAGGTGCTGGCGCGCGAAGCGGTATGGCTGCGCTATGCCATGCTGCCCTATAACTACACGCTTGCGTTCGACAACAGCCAGACCGGCATGCCGCTGATGCGGCCGGTACTGTTCGAGGACGACGATGCTACCGCCATGTCGTCCACCTACCTGTGGGGCGCCGATTTCCTGGTGGCGCCGATCGTGGAGCCGGGCGCGACCCGCAAGGAAGTGCACTTCCCGGTCAAGGACAGCGTCTGGTTCGATTTCCATACCGGCACCAGGCATCTGGGCGGCATCACGCAGGTCGTCAAGCCGGTCGAGGCGCACATCCCGGTGTACGTGCGCGCCGGCGCCTTCATCCCGATGGCCAAGGTGGTGCAGAGCACGCGCGACTACTCGACCCGCCAGCTCGACCTGCACTACTACCACGACGCGAGCGTAGCCAGCGCGCAGGGCAATATGTATGACGACGACGGCGAGAGCGCCAATGCGTTCGAGCAGGGCAAGTATGAAATCGTGCGCTTTGCCAGCAGCCATGCGAACGGCAAACTGGAAGTGCAGCTGCGCACCGAGACCGGCAAGGCGCAGGCTCCGGCAGAGCGGGGCTTTTCGCTGAAAGTGCACAACGTGGCCGTCAAGCCGCGCGCAGTGACTGTCGATGGCCAGGCAGTGAAGTTTGTCTGGAACGACAAACACCAGCTGCTCGAAGTACCGGTGGCGGCGCGCAAGCAGCTGGCCAGCAAGGTGACGATCAGTTTGTAA
- a CDS encoding DUF885 family protein, translating into MKNQWGAVLPTACLLLGLVTSPVEAATSADARFKKIYTKEWNWRVAERLARAEGERGVSPVLARVDAPAQQARERYWAGIINELDALHPADLSPAERVNFAVYRAQVAALLDAQRFREYEQPVNADSAFWTDVTSSARRPFKTLDDYRNYLKQLAALPDYFAQETANMRAGLARGFTPPRVTLAGRDVALSSIAEASTPQETVFFTPFKAFPASVSGAEQQALKAQAVAVIGDAVQPAYARVLAFFRNEYLPRARTTLAATSMPGGAAYYQSKIVEFTTTGLSADQIHAIGLAEMAKIRAEMHAVMQQVQFKGDLAAFLQFLRTDPQFYAKTPRELLMRAAWTAKKFDAKADQYFGYLPRRRFAILPVPDDQAPFYTAGRGGSGSYWVNTYNLPARPLYSLPALTLHESAPGHAFQIPVAQEQKGVPDFRRAYISAFGEGWALYAERLGTEMGIYETPYEVFGMLSYQAWRASRLVVDTGIHAKGWTREQAQGYLMDNTALSQHEVETEVDRYISWPGQALSYYLGQMAIQQARARAEKALGAKFDIRNFHDTVLQLGSVPLPVLQQRIDTFIAQGGPSPYPD; encoded by the coding sequence ATGAAGAATCAATGGGGCGCCGTACTGCCGACCGCGTGTTTACTGCTGGGCCTGGTCACTTCTCCGGTCGAGGCTGCCACTAGCGCGGACGCGCGTTTCAAGAAAATCTACACGAAAGAATGGAACTGGCGCGTCGCCGAACGCCTCGCTCGCGCCGAAGGCGAGCGCGGCGTGAGTCCGGTGCTGGCGCGCGTGGATGCTCCGGCGCAGCAGGCGCGCGAGCGCTACTGGGCCGGCATCATCAATGAGCTCGATGCGCTGCACCCCGCCGACTTGTCGCCGGCCGAGCGCGTCAACTTCGCGGTCTACCGCGCCCAGGTCGCCGCCCTGCTCGATGCCCAGCGTTTTCGCGAATACGAACAGCCCGTCAATGCCGACAGCGCGTTCTGGACCGACGTCACGTCCAGCGCGCGCCGTCCGTTCAAGACCCTTGACGACTACCGCAACTACCTGAAGCAGCTCGCTGCGCTGCCCGACTATTTTGCGCAAGAAACCGCCAACATGCGCGCCGGACTGGCGCGCGGCTTTACGCCGCCGCGGGTCACCCTGGCCGGGCGCGATGTGGCACTGAGCTCGATCGCCGAGGCCAGCACCCCGCAAGAGACGGTGTTCTTCACGCCCTTCAAGGCCTTTCCGGCATCGGTATCGGGCGCCGAGCAGCAAGCCTTGAAGGCGCAAGCCGTGGCCGTGATCGGCGACGCGGTGCAGCCAGCCTATGCCAGGGTACTGGCGTTTTTCCGCAACGAGTACCTGCCGCGGGCGCGCACCACGCTGGCGGCCACCAGCATGCCGGGGGGCGCAGCGTATTACCAGTCGAAGATCGTCGAGTTCACCACCACCGGTTTAAGCGCCGACCAGATCCATGCGATCGGCCTGGCCGAAATGGCCAAGATCCGCGCCGAGATGCATGCGGTCATGCAGCAGGTTCAATTCAAGGGCGACCTGGCCGCCTTCCTGCAGTTTTTGCGCACCGATCCGCAGTTTTATGCCAAGACGCCGCGCGAACTCTTGATGCGCGCGGCCTGGACGGCCAAGAAATTCGACGCCAAGGCCGACCAGTATTTCGGCTACCTGCCGCGCCGACGCTTTGCAATTTTGCCGGTGCCCGACGACCAGGCCCCGTTCTACACGGCCGGGCGCGGCGGCTCTGGCAGCTACTGGGTCAACACCTACAACCTGCCGGCGCGCCCGCTCTACAGCCTGCCGGCGCTGACCCTGCACGAATCGGCGCCCGGCCACGCTTTCCAGATCCCGGTGGCGCAGGAGCAGAAAGGCGTCCCCGACTTTCGCCGTGCGTACATCTCGGCCTTCGGCGAAGGCTGGGCGCTGTACGCCGAGCGCCTGGGTACCGAGATGGGCATCTACGAGACGCCATACGAAGTGTTCGGCATGCTCAGCTACCAGGCCTGGCGCGCTTCGCGGCTGGTGGTCGACACCGGCATTCACGCCAAGGGCTGGACCCGCGAGCAGGCCCAAGGCTATTTGATGGACAACACCGCACTGTCGCAGCACGAGGTCGAAACCGAGGTGGACCGCTACATCTCGTGGCCGGGTCAGGCGCTGTCGTATTACCTGGGGCAGATGGCGATCCAGCAAGCGCGCGCGCGGGCAGAAAAGGCGCTGGGCGCGAAGTTCGATATCCGCAACTTCCACGACACGGTGCTGCAACTGGGGTCGGTGCCGCTGCCGGTGCTGCAGCAAAGGATCGATACGTTCATTGCCCAGGGTGGGCCGTCGCCGTATCCTGACTAG
- the def gene encoding peptide deformylase: MTVREILRMGDPRLLRVADQVTEFDTPALHALIADMFETMHAANGAGLAAPQIGVNLQLVIYGFASNGRYPGAPPVPETVLINPVLTPLSDDMEEGFEGCLSVPGLRGSVPRYTRLHYEGVDQFGKPIVRDAEGFHARVVQHEVDHLNGILYPMRIRDFSRFGYTEVMFPDMDPKADD; encoded by the coding sequence ATGACCGTCCGCGAGATCCTGCGCATGGGCGATCCGCGCCTGCTGCGCGTGGCCGATCAGGTCACCGAATTCGATACGCCTGCGCTGCATGCCCTGATCGCCGACATGTTCGAGACCATGCATGCGGCCAATGGCGCCGGCCTGGCGGCGCCGCAGATCGGCGTCAACCTGCAATTGGTGATCTACGGCTTCGCCAGCAATGGCCGCTATCCGGGCGCGCCACCGGTGCCCGAGACGGTGCTGATCAATCCCGTGCTCACACCCCTGTCGGATGACATGGAAGAGGGCTTCGAGGGCTGCCTGTCGGTACCTGGCCTGCGCGGCAGCGTGCCGCGCTACACCCGGCTGCACTACGAAGGGGTCGACCAGTTCGGAAAGCCCATCGTGCGCGACGCCGAGGGCTTCCATGCGCGCGTGGTCCAGCACGAGGTCGACCACCTGAACGGCATCCTGTACCCGATGCGCATCCGCGATTTTTCGCGCTTTGGCTACACCGAAGTGATGTTCCCTGACATGGATCCGAAGGCCGACGACTGA
- the galU gene encoding UTP--glucose-1-phosphate uridylyltransferase GalU, with amino-acid sequence MTLIRKAVFPVAGLGSRFLPATKAQPKEMLPIVDKPLIQYAVEEAVAAGITELVFITGRNKRAIEDHFDTAYELEAELEAAGKQALLDVVRGVIPKNVTCIYIRQSAPLGLGHAVLCARPVVGNEPFAVLLADDFMDTAPGYKPVLAQMTDLYSYERSSILAVQEVAREHTRQYGIVSAASYRPGLDVVSGIVEKPAPELAPSTLAVAGRYVLSGSIFAYLEHLGTGAGGEIQLTDGIAALMQAERVLAYRYHGQRYDCGSKLGYLQATAAMGLKHPETAQGLRAWLGALLEQGKLP; translated from the coding sequence ATGACCCTGATCCGCAAAGCCGTATTCCCCGTTGCCGGCCTCGGCAGCCGTTTTTTGCCCGCCACCAAGGCGCAGCCCAAGGAAATGCTGCCGATCGTCGACAAGCCGCTGATCCAGTACGCGGTCGAAGAAGCGGTGGCCGCCGGCATCACCGAACTGGTGTTCATCACCGGCCGCAACAAGCGCGCCATCGAAGACCATTTCGACACCGCCTACGAGCTCGAAGCCGAGCTGGAAGCGGCCGGCAAGCAGGCGCTGCTCGACGTGGTGCGCGGCGTGATTCCGAAGAACGTCACCTGCATCTATATTCGACAGTCGGCGCCGCTGGGCCTGGGCCATGCCGTGCTGTGCGCGCGCCCGGTGGTCGGCAATGAGCCGTTCGCGGTGCTGCTGGCCGACGATTTCATGGATACCGCGCCCGGTTACAAGCCGGTGCTGGCGCAGATGACCGACCTGTACTCGTATGAGCGCTCGAGCATCCTGGCGGTGCAGGAGGTCGCGCGCGAGCACACCCGCCAGTACGGCATCGTCAGCGCCGCCAGCTACCGGCCGGGCCTGGACGTGGTCTCGGGCATCGTCGAGAAGCCGGCCCCGGAACTGGCGCCGTCCACCCTGGCCGTGGCCGGACGCTATGTGCTGTCCGGCTCCATCTTCGCTTATCTCGAACACCTCGGCACCGGCGCCGGCGGCGAAATCCAGCTTACCGACGGCATTGCCGCGCTGATGCAGGCCGAGCGCGTGCTGGCCTACCGCTACCATGGCCAGCGCTACGACTGCGGCTCCAAGCTCGGCTACCTGCAGGCCACCGCCGCGATGGGGCTGAAACATCCGGAAACCGCGCAGGGCTTGCGCGCCTGGCTGGGCGCATTGCTCGAACAGGGCAAATTGCCATGA